The DNA segment AGCACGTGTGGTTCCAGGCCCTCGATCGGCACGGGGCCGTGATCACCCCCGAGACGAGCGTGACGAGCTCGACGGGAGTGATCCGCACCCCGATGATCGCCTGGGACGGAGTATCCCAGTTCGGGATCAGCTGGGTGGACAACCGCAGCGGCGGCGACCAGATCCTCTTCACGCGCGTCGCCGCCGACGGCACGAAGCTCACGGGCGACCATCCCCTGTTCGGACTCGCGTCCTCCGCCTCGATCCCGCAGATGCTCTTGCACTCGGGAGGCGAGTGGGCGCTCGCGTGGATCGACCAGGCGGTCGGCAACGCCGAGCTCTACTTCGGCCGGATCGCCGGGGACGCCCTGGCCGACGCCCCCATCCGGGTGACGAACCACCCCGCGACCGCCCAGAACCCCGCGCTGGAGTGGAACGGCACCGAATACGCGATCGCCTTCGCCGAGAACCGCGCGGGCACGAGCACCTACCACGTCTACGCCTCGCGCATCGGCTGCTGCACGGTCTCCACGATCGGCGACCGCGTCTGGCGCGACGCCGACGTGGACGGCGTCCAGGACCCCGGCGAGACCGGGGTGCCGGGGACGCTCGTGGCGGTCTACGACGGAACGGGTGCGCTTCTGGGCGCGAGCGCCACGGGAGCCGACGGCGCGTACCAGCTCACCGGCCTCTCCTGCGGAAGCACCTACGAGCTGCGCTTCTTCCCGCCGGGATCCGACTACCTCTCGCCGCAGCACCAGGGCGCCGACGACGCCCTCGACAGCGATCCCGACCCGGCGACCGGAAGCACGGGGAGCTTCGTGTTGACCTCGTCCGCCGACGCCGCGCGCTGGGACGCCGGGATCGCGGCGTGCTGGCCTCCCGACGAGCCGGTCTACATCGCCTCGGTGGGCCGCACGAGCGACGGGAACAACTACCCGGTCCTGAACTTCCAGGATCCGAACCAGCCCGAGCAGATCACCGGCTACGACGTCTACCGCTCCGACACCCCCGGCGCCGCGTGGCCGTGGCCGCTCGTCGCCACCGACGTCGTCGACATGGACGCGGCGACCCCGAATCTCCAGTGGGTCGACACCTCGGGGGACGTCTCCCCCACCGGCGCCTGGTACTACCAGGTGACCGCGTACAACCACCGTTGTCCGGCGGAAGGGCCGCGCTGAGGAACGAGGTACGCCATGCGATTCCTGCTCTTCGCCCTCGTGACGACGCTTGCGGCGGCCGCCGACCGCGCCCCCGACCGCCTCGTCGTGAAGTTCCGCGGCGACGTCGCGGCCGCCCTCCAGCAGGTCGGCCTCGAGAACTACGCCCCCTCGAGCGTCGCGCCGCTCTTCCCGCGCGGCACGGCCGCGATCGACGCCACGCGGCGCCGCGCCGAGCGCCTCTCCGGCCGGCGCCTCCCCGACCTCAACGCGTACGTCGAGATCGAAGTCGCCGCGGAGCGCTCGGAGGCGTTGCTGCGCCTGCTTCTCGCATCCCCCCTCGTCGAGACCGCCTACCGGCCGGCCCTCGCCCCGCCCCCGCCGACCGACATCCCGCCGACGACCCCGAACGGCGAGCCCGACCAGGGGTACCTCTACGCCGCGCCGGAGGGGGTGGAGGCGACCTACGCCTGGACGAAGGCCGGGGGACGCGGCGCCGGCATCCACGTCGTCGACATCGAATACGCGTGGCGCCAGGCGCACGAGGACCTCGAGTCGACCGTCGGGGCCTCCGCGTGTTACCCGGCCAATCCCGGCGACTACATCGAGCACGGCACCGCGGCGATGGGCCTCGTCGTCGCCGGCTCCAACGGGTACGGCGTGACCGGGCTTGCGAGCCTCGCGGTCCCGGCGTTCGTCAGCGACGCACCGGCGGGGATGAGCTACAGCGTCGCGCGCGCGATCGACTGCGCGACGACCCTCCTCGCCCCCGGGGACGTGATGCTGATCGAGGCGCAGACCTACGGCCCCACCGGGGCGTTCGTCCCGGTGGAGTGGGACGCGGCGGAGTACGACGCCGTCACGATCGCGACCGCGGCGGGGATCGTCGTCGTGGAGCCGGCCGGCAACGGCGGCGAGAACCTCGACGCGGCGGCCTACCTCGGCCGCTTCGACCGGAACGTCCGGGAC comes from the Candidatus Polarisedimenticolaceae bacterium genome and includes:
- a CDS encoding S8 family serine peptidase, yielding MRFLLFALVTTLAAAADRAPDRLVVKFRGDVAAALQQVGLENYAPSSVAPLFPRGTAAIDATRRRAERLSGRRLPDLNAYVEIEVAAERSEALLRLLLASPLVETAYRPALAPPPPTDIPPTTPNGEPDQGYLYAAPEGVEATYAWTKAGGRGAGIHVVDIEYAWRQAHEDLESTVGASACYPANPGDYIEHGTAAMGLVVAGSNGYGVTGLASLAVPAFVSDAPAGMSYSVARAIDCATTLLAPGDVMLIEAQTYGPTGAFVPVEWDAAEYDAVTIATAAGIVVVEPAGNGGENLDAAAYLGRFDRNVRDSGAVIVGAGAPPDYGTQPDRSRLALSSYGTRVDVQGWGDDVVTTGYGDAFDGDGDPNQYYTAVFSGTSSASAMVAGAVASLRGAQRACNATPMLPAYVRSLLASTGSPQVAGPFSGNIGTRPDLRAAIDALTVDQDGD